Proteins encoded within one genomic window of Rossellomorea vietnamensis:
- a CDS encoding G5 domain-containing protein, with protein sequence MKKGLLVKLMAVLFFSTFFLYGFSHLGVYAYESFFVQSLNLSKHAAVASVNLGGANKEEAVKILEGKIIEWKGNQNIMLEFNGESARVDSALFQFHLEESLEKLDDNENTSLMVTLDDQALDSFLSDHFPDYSPDDINVASLKEYVLSLAGNLNSGETIDVYDYLDKNASTQVLFEAVSNELNITPTIKSFIDNFPSILIAPNSQFSFSDFLETEGFVVESQADLSPVASLLYQITLHSNFSIIERNISKELPDYVTLGYEAKFNPMNNQDFVITNPNATEYELKLAIQENRIKAQLEGIPFSSTYNVRLSEKETFPPRLIKQFSPFVEKGSVDIQQEGKDGVLIRVYKQKLSTSGEILSEELINEDFYAPQNKVAVYPLQELQETPSDTYDNVTDGTDEVDGEVPTQDKVNEEEKEAPTSQNGEDKTDTSTDQKSEDPSKRDSSPTSSDYKSKPQKKDFK encoded by the coding sequence GTGAAAAAAGGTCTGCTTGTAAAGTTGATGGCCGTTTTATTCTTTTCTACGTTTTTCCTCTATGGTTTTTCTCATTTAGGCGTTTATGCTTATGAATCATTCTTTGTTCAGTCACTCAATCTATCAAAACATGCAGCTGTTGCATCTGTTAATTTAGGTGGAGCAAACAAGGAAGAAGCAGTAAAAATACTGGAGGGAAAAATAATAGAGTGGAAAGGGAATCAAAACATCATGCTTGAATTCAATGGGGAGAGTGCAAGGGTCGATTCAGCACTCTTTCAATTCCATTTGGAAGAAAGTTTAGAAAAACTGGATGACAATGAAAATACGAGTTTAATGGTCACCCTGGATGATCAAGCGTTAGATTCATTCCTATCAGATCATTTCCCTGATTATAGCCCTGATGACATAAATGTGGCTTCTCTAAAGGAGTATGTCCTTTCTTTAGCGGGAAATCTCAACAGTGGTGAGACCATTGACGTATACGATTATCTCGATAAAAATGCATCGACACAGGTTTTATTTGAAGCTGTATCCAATGAATTAAACATTACACCGACGATCAAGAGCTTCATAGACAACTTTCCCTCCATTCTCATTGCACCCAATTCTCAGTTTTCGTTTTCGGACTTCCTGGAAACGGAAGGGTTTGTCGTTGAATCACAGGCTGACTTAAGTCCGGTTGCCTCTTTACTCTATCAGATTACGTTGCATTCCAACTTTTCCATCATTGAACGAAATATCAGTAAAGAGCTTCCGGATTATGTGACCCTGGGCTATGAAGCGAAATTCAATCCGATGAATAACCAGGACTTTGTCATCACGAATCCGAACGCAACGGAGTATGAGCTGAAGCTTGCCATTCAAGAGAATCGAATCAAGGCACAGCTCGAGGGAATTCCCTTTTCAAGCACTTATAATGTCCGATTGTCTGAAAAAGAAACATTCCCTCCCCGTTTGATTAAACAATTCAGCCCTTTTGTTGAAAAAGGAAGCGTCGATATTCAGCAAGAAGGGAAAGACGGGGTTTTGATCCGCGTCTACAAACAAAAACTGAGCACTTCAGGAGAAATCCTTTCAGAAGAACTGATCAATGAAGATTTTTATGCACCGCAGAATAAAGTTGCAGTATATCCGTTGCAGGAATTACAGGAAACACCGAGTGACACTTATGACAATGTAACGGATGGGACGGATGAGGTAGACGGTGAAGTACCAACGCAGGATAAAGTGAATGAGGAAGAAAAGGAAGCCCCCACTTCACAGAACGGAGAAGATAAGACGGACACTTCTACCGATCAGAAAAGTGAGGACCCGTCCAAACGGGATTCTTCACCAACATCATCTGACTATAAATCAAAACCACAGAAAAAAGATTTTAAATAA
- a CDS encoding PRC-barrel domain-containing protein produces MKKSAEMKALPIISINDGSEIGRVKSLVINPEKGSVDFLTIEHEDWQVSVKAIPFKKVVGIGEYAVTVENESAVIDLNEIPIANQLVNKKIKISDTRVMTRKGQMIGNIQEFYVDDETGAIVSLELQSKDNTYFLATEHVLTFGKDILIVNEDAVEYFKDSLNQLSDPEPVFVEEVEATPQQHGLETIKSKQTELLAGKRVTEDIYNLEGDLLIAKGSSLSESDIKAAQEAGPSVFVDLTMNIK; encoded by the coding sequence ATGAAGAAAAGTGCAGAAATGAAAGCTTTACCGATTATCAGTATTAACGATGGAAGTGAAATAGGGAGAGTCAAATCCCTTGTTATAAACCCGGAGAAAGGCTCAGTAGATTTCTTGACCATCGAACATGAAGATTGGCAGGTAAGTGTGAAAGCGATCCCTTTTAAGAAGGTAGTCGGGATCGGGGAATATGCTGTGACCGTCGAAAACGAGAGTGCGGTCATTGACTTGAATGAAATCCCTATCGCAAATCAGCTGGTGAACAAGAAGATTAAGATTAGTGATACCCGTGTCATGACCCGTAAAGGACAGATGATTGGTAATATCCAGGAATTCTATGTGGATGATGAAACAGGGGCCATCGTTTCATTGGAGTTACAATCGAAGGACAATACTTATTTCCTTGCAACAGAACATGTACTCACTTTTGGGAAAGATATCCTCATCGTGAACGAAGATGCCGTGGAATATTTTAAAGATTCATTGAATCAACTGAGCGATCCTGAACCTGTGTTCGTAGAAGAGGTCGAAGCTACACCTCAACAGCATGGCCTGGAAACAATCAAATCAAAACAGACAGAATTATTGGCGGGTAAAAGAGTGACCGAAGATATTTACAATTTAGAAGGGGATTTGTTGATTGCCAAGGGTTCCTCTTTATCGGAATCAGACATAAAAGCCGCTCAAGAAGCGGGACCTTCTGTATTTGTTGATTTAACAATGAATATTAAGTAG